Proteins encoded within one genomic window of Carassius carassius chromosome 22, fCarCar2.1, whole genome shotgun sequence:
- the LOC132098647 gene encoding oxysterol-binding protein-related protein 8-like isoform X3, whose product MMKPDGIQGRRRFSTCGGTISGRPAHPDGRKLIRNASFGGYNELSVCLPGFDRGKEETLPLKEDSSHSISKSKSETKLYNGSDKDISASGNKLTKKESLKVQKKNYREEKKRATKELLSTITDPSVIVMADWLKIRGTLKSWTKLWCVLKPGVLLIYKTNKNGQWVGTVLLNACELIERPSKKDGFCFKLFHPLEQSIWAVKGPKGEAVGSITQPLPSSHLIFRAASESDGRCWMDALELALKCSSLLKRTMIREGKEETTQTAEHSQINFYSLLRAHNMQGFQFNDSDQFKDPDLYSDKSDRENEQEQEEWDNEVMEKSEESDSDTSERQDDSYLDLDPNETLRETSYIEQSHEELGEAGEESQTETVSEENKSLIWTLLKQVRPGMDLSKVVLPTFILEPRSFLDKLSDYYYHADFLSEAAVEENAYNRLKKVVKWYISGFYKKPKGLKKPYNPIIGETFRCLWLHTKTNSKTFYISEQVSHHPPVSAFYVSNRKDGFCLSGSILAKSKFYGNSLSAILDGEARLSFLNRGEDYVMNMPYAHCKGILYGTMTLELGGQVSIACEKTGYSALLEFRLKPFLGSSDIVNQISGKIKLGKEVLATLEGHWDSEVFINDKKTGEMETFWNPTPELRQKRLIRCTVPPEEQSEFESERLWQHVTRAINNKDQTEATNEKFILEEVQRKAARERKAKCEEWTPALFEQDPVTGEWHYRYADTRPWDPLNDLIQFEKDGFIQTKVRHRTPMVRSASVVSLSTQQGSRRDNYLSQVTGPKRKHKSDKPKSPESGCSSPEPDHQDSSGSERHKSKHNSRLRKKGTDLSEIQSAIESIRKTQEDINRTVNALRSRVASQSASESSFLTRRDVSIILFLIFLQVLLNFIFK is encoded by the exons ATGATGAAGCCAGACGGTATTCAGGGCCGCCGCCGGTTCTCCACCTGTGGAGGAACCATCTCGGGGCGCCCGGCTCATCCCGACGGACGCAAACTCATACGCAACGCCTCATTTGGGGGCTACAACGAGCTGTCCGTCTGCTTGCCAG GTTTTGATCGTGGTAAAGAGGAAACACTGCCTCTGAAAGAAGACTCCTCACACTCGATATCCAAGAGCAAG TCGGAAACCAAGCTCTATAATGGCTCAGATAAGGACATATCGGCGTCTGGAAACAAGCTTACTAAGAAGGAGTCGCTCAAG GTGCAAAAGAAGAACTACAGGGAAGAGAAGAAGCGTGCCACTAAAGAGCTGCTGAGCACCATCACTGATCCGTCTGTCATTGTCATGGCCGACTGGCTCAAG ATCCGTGGCACGCTGAAGAGCTGGACCAAGCTGTGGTGTGTGCTGAAGCCAGGCGTCCTGCTCAtctataaaaccaataaaaacggCCAGTGGGTCGGCACCGTCCTGCTCAACGCCTGTGAGCTCATCGAGAGACCCTCCAAGAAGGACGGCTTCTGCTTCAAGCTCTTCCACCCGCTCGAACAGTCCATCTGGGCCGTCAAG GGTCCTAAAGGAGAAGCTGTGGGCTCCATCACTCAGCCATTACCCAGCAGCCACCTGATCTTCAGAGCGGCTTCAGAATCAgacg GCCGCTGTTGGATGGACGCTCTTGAACTGGCTCTGAAATGCTCGAGTTTGCTGAAGCGAACGATGATCCGAGAGGGCAAAGAGGAGACGACGCAGACCGCAGAGCACTCGCAAATCAACTTCTACAGTCTGCTGAGGGCACACAACATGCAGGGCTTTCA GTTTAACGACAGCGACCAGTTTAAGGATCCGGACCTGTACTCGGATAAATCGGATCGTGAGAACGAGCAGGAGCAGGAGGAGTGGGACAACGAGGTGATGGAGAAAAGTGAGGAGAGCGACAGCGACACGTCAGAGCGACAGGACGACTCGTACCTCGACCTGGATCCCAACGAGACGCTGCGGGAAACCTCGTACATCGAGCAGAGCCACGAGGAGTTGGGAGAG gcagGCGAAGAGTCCCAAACAGAAACGGTATCAGAGGAGAATAAATCTCTGATCTGGACTCTCCTGAAGCAGGTTCGGCCCGGCATGGACCTGTCTAAAGTGGTGCTGCCCACCTTCATCCTGGAGCCACGCTCCTTCCTGGACAAACTGTCCGATTACTACTATCACGCTGACTTCCTGTCCGA AGCGGCGGTGGAGGAAAACGCTTATAACCGTCTGAAGAAAGTGGTCAAATGGTACATTTCTGGATTCTACAAGAAGCCAAAG GGTTTGAAGAAACCGTACAACCCCATTATCGGAGAAACATTTCGCTGTTTGTGGCTCCACACCAAGACCAATAGCAAAACCTTCTACATCTCGGAACAG GTATCCCATCATCCTCCGGTGTCAGCCTTTTACGTCAGCAACAGGAAGGATGGCTTTTGTCTCAGCGGCAGCATCCTGGCCAAGTCCAAGTTTTACG GAAACTCTTTGTCTGCCATCTTGGACGGTGAAGCCAGGCTGTCGTTTCTGAACAGAGGAGAGGATTATGTGATGAACATGCCCTACGCACACTGCAAAG GGATCCTGTATGGGACGATGACTCTGGAGTTGGGCGGTCAGGTGTCCATCGCCTGTGAGAAGACGGGCTACAGCGCTCTACTGGAGTTCAGACTcaag CCGTTCCTCGGCAGCAGTGATATCGTGAATCAGATCAGCGGGAAGATCAAGCTCGGGAAGGAGGTGCTGGCGACACTTGAGGGGCACTGG gaCAGTGAAGTCTTCATCAACGATAAGAAGACGGGTGAGATGGAGACATTCTGGAACCCGACGCCGGAGCTGAGACAGAAGCGTCTGATCCGCTGCACCGTTCCTCCTGAAGAACAGAGCGAGTTTGAGTCCGAGAG GCTGTGGCAACATGTGACACGAGCCATCAATAACAAGGACCAGACGGAGGCGACCAATGAGAAGTTCATCCTGGAGGAGGTCCAGAGGAAAGCGGCACGCGAGCGCAAGGCCAAGTGTGAGGAGTGGACTCCCGCTCTGTTCGAGCAGGACCCGGTCACCGGAGAGTGGCATTACCGCTACGCCGA CACTCGTCCGTGGGATCCACTCAACGATCTGATTCAGTTCGAGAAAGACGGCTTTATTCAGACCAAAGTGCGCCACAGGACGCCTATGGTACGTTCAGCCAGTGTAGTTAGTCTCAGTACCCAGCAGGGCTCCCGGAGGGACAATTACCTGAGCCAG gtGACGGGACCAAAGCGGAAACATAAGAGTGACAAACCCAAAAGTCCAGAAAGTGGCTGTTCGTCACCGGAGCCGGACCACCAGGACTCTTCAGGCAGCGAGA GGCACAAGAGCAAACACAACAGCCGCCTCAGAAAGAAAGGAACAGATCTGAGTGAAATCCAAAGTGCCATTGAGTCGATCAGAAAAACCCAGGAAGACATTAACAG GACCGTCAACGCTTTGAGGAGTCGAGTGGCGAGTCAGTCGGCATCAGAGAGTTCGTTCCTCACGCGTCGAGACGTGtccatcatcctcttcctcatcttcctccAGGTCCTCCTCAACTTCATCTTTAAGTAA